TTATTTGATTCCTTTTCTGATTCAACTTCTTCGTGATCAGTTGCTTCCTCAACTTCAGTAgcttcctcttcctcatcaACAGTTGCTTCCACATCTTCAGTTGCTTCCTCATCTTCAGTTGCTTCCCCGTCTTCAGTCGATGCCTCTTCTGATTCATCTTCTTTGTCATCAGAtgcatcctcatcttcagttgtttcctcttcctcatcttctgCTGCTTCCACCTCTTCAGTAGCTTCTTTGAATTCACAAGTGAGTGATTTTACACTATGGAGTGACAGCCCACTAgcttcctcttcctcatcttTTGTTGCTTCCTCAACTTCATTTGCTTCCTTAAAGCCATGAGGGAGTGATGTTACACGAAGGTGTAGCTGTTCACTAGGGAACGATAGCAGACTCTCTCTATACATTTCAAAATATATTTGAATATTTTTGTACTCACTCTCTCTATACATTGCCAAATCTTTTCGAACATTTTTTATTTCCTGTCCATATTTGTGATGCTCAAGCAGTTTTCCCTCGGCATTAAATGTCATCAATCTTCCATTGCCATTTGATCCAAGAACTCCGCCACGTTCAATGAAGCGTATCGGGTAAAAGTGTATGCAAGGAATGTCACAATCAGTCACAACAAAAGCCTTGGTCCAAGAAGACTGCACTTTATATTCTTTCATGACCCATATCTCAGCCCTATCACGCCTACCACCTTTGTAACACAGACTGAGGCATCCTCCTAGTACCCTCACGTGATAAAATTTGGGTGCACCCTCCGCTGTTAACACAGGTTTTGCTAACTCAGGCGACAGAGGAATCTCTGATAAACTCTTTTCTAACAAATCATAGGCAATAACTACAAGAAAACTTGTATCATTAGAAAAACTTGTATCCGTAGTAGTAACCAGCCAATGAAGAGAGTTGTTCAAGAATACCCCATGTCTGTAATGATATCCAAGATCCCTATATTGAGCATTAACATACTTGAAATCACATGAATTGGTTTTCACAGAAAAAGCCTGAATTATAGCCTTCACCCAAATGAGCCCTATAAGAACTAGAAAATAGTCATCGGTTGAGTTGTCATACCC
This is a stretch of genomic DNA from Lotus japonicus ecotype B-129 chromosome 1, LjGifu_v1.2. It encodes these proteins:
- the LOC130746919 gene encoding putative F-box protein At3g10430 — protein: MANEKTNPTLPHELIAEILLRLPVRSLLRFKCVCTSWFFLISDPQFAESHFDLNAAPTHRLLLPCLDKNKLESLDLESSSLFVTLNLPPPCKSRDHNSLYFLGSCRGFMLLAYDYNRQVIVWNPSTGFYKQILSFSDFMLDSLYGFGYDNSTDDYFLVLIGLIWVKAIIQAFSVKTNSCDFKYVNAQYRDLGYHYRHGVFLNNSLHWLVTTTDTSFSNDTSFLVVIAYDLLEKSLSEIPLSPELAKPVLTAEGAPKFYHVRVLGGCLSLCYKGGRRDRAEIWVMKEYKVQSSWTKAFVVTDCDIPCIHFYPIRFIERGGVLGSNGNGRLMTFNAEGKLLEHHKYGQEIKNVRKDLAMYRESEYKNIQIYFEMYRESLLSFPSEQLHLRVTSLPHGFKEANEVEEATKDEEEEASGLSLHSVKSLTCEFKEATEEVEAAEDEEEETTEDEDASDDKEDESEEASTEDGEATEDEEATEDVEATVDEEEEATEVEEATDHEEVESEKESNKDEEATEDEEEESSEDDYI